CACAGGGGGGTGATGGAGGCCTTTGAAGGGTAGCAGAGTAGATTTGATAATACTCTTGTAAATGTGAGCGATACAGCCATCGCATCCAAGAGGCAAAGCCTTAAGTGTTAGATCGCCCCTCCCGTCCACACTGCAACTCTGACCCCAGTTCTTTGCACGGTCGGTTCTAAACATGGTCAGTGCCCACAAGCCACATGGCTAATACTCAATTACTGATGATGGCAGCTAACCATGTCTCACCTTTGCCAGTGGCCAAGGCAGATGCATGGTTGTTTTCCTGTAAGCACTGAACTGGGTTTGCTGCTTAGCCAATTGGCCAATCTTTCCAGGTCTCTGTTCAGTACGACATcccaaacatgctgctgtttgctCTCCATGTGTATGTCCATTGGATCATCTATCCCATGCCCAGGCAGTATGGGATAGCTGTGTTACAGTGCTAATAACACTGCATGTTAGGAAGGAAACCGGTCATGCCATGTCGTTGATTGAAAGgcatgcttttatttttcttatttagtCAGTGATGTAAATACTCATAGTGCCTAGCAAAACACAAAGAGCTTAGCATGTAATTCAGGCAACACAAACATGGCCAACAAATTGGGTCTGGGAGCATGCGGGAGACATCACTGGGGAGAAATCAGTGGGAAAGGATTCCTGGAGGAGGGatgtggaggaggagaaaaggcaTAGGGGGATAAGAAACAGGAAGCTGTCTCAGGCACAGGAACAACCTGAGAGCAGGCCTGAAGCTGACAGTGGAAAGAGGGGCCAAAGGGAGAGAAGGAAGTGGAGAGCACAGCGGGAAGTGAGATGAGATCATGGAGGGCTTTGAGGAGCTTAAATCTCACATAGCTTCGTAATGTGTAGGGAGCAGTGGAAGTAGGAGATGATTTTGTGATCAGCATtttggagagaggagaaggaagaagtggggcagcaggagagaagaagTTCACAGTGTTTGAGACAAGAGGTGACCATGGCACAGTCAGCTTTACGGATACTCAGAGATCTGCTCTCTAATTCCTTGCTGTCTGTATTTTGTTCTAGGGCTCTAAATGAGAATATGGCCAATGGCATTGAAGATCTTATTGGGATCCCATTCCCAAACCACAGCAGTGAAGTCCTTTGTGGTTTAAATGAACAGCGGCATGATGGTCTACTCTGCGATGTCATCCTCATTGTCCAGGACCAGGAGTACAGGACCCACAGGTCTGTCCTTGCAGCCTGCAGCAAGTACTTTAAAAAACTCTTCACTACTGGCACTTTAACAGACCAGCCCTATGTTTACGAGAttgactttgtcaagcctgaagcACTTTCTGCTATCCTAGAGTTTGCCTACACTTCAACCCTCACCATCACCACCTCAAACGTCAAGCACATTCTCAACGCAGCCAAGATGCTGGAGATCCAGTGCATTATCAATGTATGCCTTGAAATCATGGAGCCTGACAGAGAAGCTGAAGAGGAAGATGATAAAGAGGATGAAGATGACGATGATGAtgaagaagatgatgatgatgaagaggaggaggaggaagaagtggAAGATTTTGTGAATCAGGAGAACCTCACTGATGTCCAAGAAGTAAGCTGTCACCAAAGCCCTTCAAAGTCAGACCTTACCGAAGAAACATATACAGAAGCACCTAGAGACTTCTCACACCATTACCCAGCCCATAGCTCTGCTGGCCACTTGGGCATGATACGAGACTTTTCCATTGAGTCATTACTAAGGGAAAATTTGTACCCTAAAACGAACATTCCAGAAAGGAGGCCAGCCCTATCTCCCTTCACACCAGACTTCTTTCCCCACCTGTGGCATGGAAATTTCAGTTCCTTTTCCCAGCTAGAAGAGCAGCAAGTGGACAATGGTCCTTTGGACCTGGTGATCAAAAAGAGGAAGattaaggaggaggagaaggaagagctccctccagctcctttccCTAATGACTTCTTCAAGGACATGTTTGCCGGCAATCCAGGAGGTCATTTGGGGCACATTAAGGCAGAGAACGACTATAGCGCTTATCTCAACTTTCTAAGTGCCACCCACCTGGGAGGAGTGTTTCCTCCATGGCctctggaggaagaaaggaagataAAGCCCAAGGCATCTCAGCAGTGTCCGATCTGTAACAAAGTCATCATGGGGGCAGGGAAGCTGCCACGGCACAtgagaacccacacaggagaaaaGCCATACATGTGCACTATCTGTGAAGTTCGCTTTACCAGGTGTGCATCAGTTATTACCGTTGGATTTAGCGGTGCAGCTACAAAAGGGGGATGGCGCCCTAATAAAGCATTGATGGATTTATTGAGTCCAGCAATACAGGTTGCTAACCATAAATGCTATTTCATAGAGACCGCTTACTACACGTGAGCATGTGGCAGGTTAGGGCCTTAGCAGACACCGAGAAAGATCTCGTTGAAGCCACTCCATGGAGACACAGGCATTTAAGTAATGTGTCTCCCTGGACTTAAGAGTAAAGTGAATATCAAAGAAATAGGGGCCTGacacaaagcccattgaagtcagtggaaagactcccattgattttaatgggttttggatcagtctGTAGGTTATCCAGATAGCTAGTAACCAGACAAGAGTGAATAAAGGGCTGTAACATTTTCCACCTGGTCATTGCTTACCGATGTGGAACCCACTGTGGAAGCACTGCAGAAACAGGTGTGTAACCAAGACTGGTGAAACAAATCAATGGATGTTTCTGGCTGAAATGTTTTTGGCTACCTAGATAATCTAGGGgctgatccaaaactcactgaaatcaatggaagtctcTGTGTTGACTTAGTGGAATTTGGATCAGGACTCTTTTTTCTTGTAATTCACCGGCAAGCCTTGTCTATGCATTGTGTTAGAAAGTGCATTCACTAGCACTGGGTTAAACATGATTTTGACCTGGGTGTGGACCACAACCAGCTTCCACCTGTTTAAACACAACTGTCGTTGTCCATAGTAAGGCTGAGAACGTGCTAATTATGACATTGTTTgttgtgttgttgtagccgtgttggtccaaagatattagagagacaaggttggtgaggtaatatcttctattggaccatcTTTCTGTTGGTTGAACAagcaagctttcgagccacacaagcagatttcttcttcttccactctgtgtagctcaaaaactcgtctctgtcaccaacagcagttggtccagtaaaagatattacctcagccaccttctctctctaattatAACATGTTGGTTACCAGGTTTTCTAACAGGGTGCATGTTCCCAGTGGAGACAAGGATGAAATCAGCAAGCTTGGGTccaaattctgtgctgatttacacccttCGCACCTCCTTTGACTTCAGCCGGGCCCTGGGAGGATATAAATGAGCATGGATTAGGCCCATTGTGCTCTAAGTCAGTGACACAGATTGGATGGAGCAccatgcagctcttctctgaaaaGCTTGGCCAATTAAATCCATGAGCAGAGACAAGCAGATTCTTGGATCTGTTCTTGCTGAGTATAATTAATATCTAATGAGTACAGTCTGTACTATAATAAAGCTTTCTGACAAGAGCATGGTACTTCAGCTTCTGGCTGTGAGGGAGAGAAAGCCCTGTTAGGCTTGAGTGAGCGAGCTGTTTGAAAATAACGTGAAGAGTTGGCAGAGCAGAACGCCTGACAATTGGCAGATACCTGGGGTGCACCAGTACTCAGCCTGCCTTTTCTTCCTTTGTCCCTATGATATTATTCACATGCAGTCTATGCAGATGATGAGGATTTGACCTGAAAATAAATTTCCATGCCATGCTACATTAACACAGCTGATACCGCATTCCAATATGCTGCACATTGTGCCGCAGGCTAGTAGCCAGTGTGATCTGGCTAACCCTGATGTTTAAAGGGAAAGGCCGATTGCCTGTGTTAATTAATGACTGCAGGTAATTTGTTCCTACCGTCACTGTCACCCCACACCTATTTACATGTAAGTGCTATTGAAAAATGCTGCATTGTTAGAACTGGACACATACAACTTCTATTTAGCTAGATAATAGGGAGCAATAGTGCAAACTTCCCCAACCTGCCCTACAAATATGCCTCACCCCTGACCTGTAGGGACTGTTTACATTTTCACACCCATCCAGTGTTTGGCCCTAGCCTCTCTGTTGAGGCCACTGCCACTAATACCAATTACTACCAGGTGTGGTTGCGCTGGTGCTATGGATAACTGTCCATAAGGGAAGTAGCTAAGACCACAGACACACTTCACACGCACCATCAGACGTACCTtgctcttatatagcatttttcatccatgTTATTTATgttatcatagcacctaggagccccagtcatggaccaggaccccattgtgctaggtgctgtacaaaccatagatctcaaagcactttacaaaggtggtcagtatcattattcccgttttacagatggggaaacagaggtgaagtggcttgcccaaggccaccTAGCTGTCCAGGAGCAGACTAGGGAAACTAAGGGTTCTGCATCCCAGTATAGTGCTTGGACCACTAGGTCATACTGCAGATTGAACCAACAGCCTGCCAGTAAGAAGTTCCAGATTGCATTGTCTATCCTGTGTCTCTTTCCACTCCTCCGCCAAAACGCATATCTATCTGCAACCAGCTATAAGAATATCATTGACAACTGTACCTAATTGGTATGCTGTAGCTTGTGGCAGCTTATGTGCCATCCAGGGGACTTTGTTCATGGAGAAGATGCTACATTAGAAAAATATTCTGGAATAAATTCTGATCTGGGATGCACATGtggtccccattgacttcagtggaagctgagcATACAGCtgaggcagaatttgtcccttcaGTGAGCAATTCCCGTAAAATGAGAAATTACACTGAATGGTCTCGTTATTGTTATTAatcatttatattgtggtagcaatTAGAGGGCTCAGCCACGCCCGGATCCCAGTGTACTGCATGCTGCACATGTATTTATATTAGCTCCTTCCAACCACACTTTAATATGGATAGAGCTTTTCCAGAAGTTgtcaggtgagattttcaaaagtgctcagctttGATCTGACTTTGCTgtcatagaagtcaatggaagttttcccaATGTCTTTAACAGAtccagagttaggccaatgcagGATGCTTTCCACCAGctgcaatgggagcagaattaggccagcaccgagtacttttaaaaatttcacCTGTCCATTTGAAAATGAAGGGCAGATTTCAATGTGGGCaggaagggcctgattctgaataCTGTTTGGGTGTTccactcccactgaactcaggaCTTGGGTTCTAAGTCTTTTCTTATGTTGTATTGTGTGCAATAATACAGAGAGTTGAGAAGATATTAAATCCGGAAACGGACAAAACAGAGATTGGTTAGGTTTTGTATAACCGCCACAGAGATGGTTCTGATCCAGGACCCAGTTATCCAAACTTCAAAGAGGATTGGATGAATGGTTCTGATTTTGTACCATTGCAGTATAAGGGTTCTGTATTATACATTTGGCTTTCACGCATCAGATATTCTATATTACATGATTTCTAAATTCATATCCATGAAGCAGAAGCTAGAAAATGGGTAACAAAGAAAGTCAAGCAAAACTAAAACCGTAATCCTGCCTAGAATTGTGCAGGTATGTAACTTTGCCGCCATTGACGGCTATTCATTTGAGTAAAGTTCACATGCCTAAGTTTTTGCAGGATCTGCCCTGAAATCATACCATCTAATCACACAACACTAAAgctttttccccccctctctGATACACTGAATAAAGTGGGCATTTAAAAACCTTGAGATTTTTGTAATGAGTTTGCAATAGCTTTAATgcgcagggaggaggaggagggttgtCTTTACAAAGAAGGCTAGGTATATTTTTACTGTAATATTGGTGTAATGTTGATCAGTTGCAATTAGTTTTTAAACCTAGGTTGGTTGTGATGCCCATGGAAGGATTCCTGAGCAAACATCTGCCACCTGTTGGTGCAGCGCTCTGGGAACACTACAGAACTCAGGGAATCCCCTCCAGCTAAAGAATAGattaaggccccaattctgcagctGGATCTGTGAACTCTTGCTCCTGTGTAAAACCGATTGCAAGAAACAGGGCTAATTTAATAGGACattgatgttttttaaaatgaagatcgCTTAGACTCTcgtctggtttttgaatgtttggagGATTAGAGAAAACTGACAATATGTTAGCTGTCCTGTTCGCTGCGTTGTAGGCGTCTTGTTCCCAGCCAGGCCCACAGTTTTCAGGGAGAAGGTCTTCTAGTCAGAAAgactct
This genomic interval from Gopherus evgoodei ecotype Sinaloan lineage chromosome 6, rGopEvg1_v1.p, whole genome shotgun sequence contains the following:
- the ZBTB7C gene encoding zinc finger and BTB domain-containing protein 7C yields the protein MANGIEDLIGIPFPNHSSEVLCGLNEQRHDGLLCDVILIVQDQEYRTHRSVLAACSKYFKKLFTTGTLTDQPYVYEIDFVKPEALSAILEFAYTSTLTITTSNVKHILNAAKMLEIQCIINVCLEIMEPDREAEEEDDKEDEDDDDDEEDDDDEEEEEEEVEDFVNQENLTDVQEVSCHQSPSKSDLTEETYTEAPRDFSHHYPAHSSAGHLGMIRDFSIESLLRENLYPKTNIPERRPALSPFTPDFFPHLWHGNFSSFSQLEEQQVDNGPLDLVIKKRKIKEEEKEELPPAPFPNDFFKDMFAGNPGGHLGHIKAENDYSAYLNFLSATHLGGVFPPWPLEEERKIKPKASQQCPICNKVIMGAGKLPRHMRTHTGEKPYMCTICEVRFTRQDKLKIHMRKHTGERPYLCIHCNAKFVHNYDLKNHMRIHTGVRPYQCEFCYKSFTRSDHLHRHIKRQSCRISRPRRGRKPAAWRAASLLFAQNGQPDEKGFMMPPTLEEMSSHLGTTAMCLPGPSHKHFMSGAKNALNLQDLESQFEETQMKLFGRTHLDMERNGGIFAFALGHNENISARPYFPLPDPWSTGFSGLPGLNHVAPISEASN